One window from the genome of Leucobacter aridicollis encodes:
- the uriH gene encoding uridine-preferring nucleoside hydrolase UriH gives MTKKIILDCDPGHDDAVALLLAHGNPEIELLAVTTVVGNQTLPKVTRNALSVARVAGITGVPFAAGAARPLVRNIEVAPDIHGESGLDGPVLPEPEIELDPRHAIDLIIDTVMAHEPGTVTLVPTGGLTNIAMAVRKEPRIAERVKEVVLMGGGYHVGNWSAVAEFNIKIDPEAAHIVFNEQWPVVMVGLDLTHQALATDKVAAQIAAVGTKPAKFVGELLDFFALAYKDAQGFDAPPVHDPCAVAYVIDPTIVKTVKVPIDIELTGTHTLGMTVADFRAEAPEDCTTWAATELDAPRFWNLVTEALENIGEVDF, from the coding sequence TTGACTAAGAAGATCATTCTCGACTGTGACCCCGGACACGACGATGCCGTAGCCCTGCTGCTTGCGCACGGCAACCCAGAGATCGAGCTGCTTGCCGTGACAACCGTTGTCGGTAACCAGACACTTCCGAAGGTGACGCGCAATGCGCTCTCAGTCGCCCGCGTCGCAGGCATCACCGGCGTTCCATTCGCAGCAGGAGCCGCGCGTCCGCTCGTGCGAAACATCGAAGTCGCCCCCGACATCCACGGCGAATCGGGCCTCGACGGGCCAGTGCTCCCCGAGCCCGAGATCGAGCTCGACCCACGCCACGCGATCGACCTCATCATCGACACTGTCATGGCCCACGAGCCCGGCACCGTCACCCTCGTACCCACCGGCGGCCTCACAAACATCGCAATGGCGGTGCGCAAGGAGCCCCGTATTGCCGAGCGCGTGAAGGAGGTCGTGCTCATGGGTGGCGGCTACCACGTCGGCAACTGGTCGGCCGTCGCCGAATTCAACATCAAGATTGACCCCGAGGCCGCACACATCGTCTTTAACGAGCAGTGGCCCGTTGTTATGGTCGGCCTCGATCTCACCCACCAGGCGCTCGCGACTGACAAGGTCGCAGCCCAGATCGCGGCCGTCGGCACGAAGCCCGCGAAGTTCGTCGGCGAACTGCTCGACTTCTTCGCGCTCGCGTACAAAGACGCCCAGGGCTTCGACGCTCCCCCAGTACACGACCCCTGCGCGGTCGCCTACGTCATCGACCCGACGATCGTGAAGACCGTGAAGGTGCCAATCGACATCGAGCTCACCGGCACACACACGCTCGGCATGACCGTCGCCGACTTCCGCGCCGAGGCCCCCGAGGACTGCACCACCTGGGCCGCGACCGAGCTCGACGCTCCCCGATTCTGGAACCTCGTCACCGAGGCGCTCGAAAACATTGGCGAGGTCGACTTCTAA
- a CDS encoding sigma-70 family RNA polymerase sigma factor has protein sequence MIDERGPSGAESITDSELCDLIRSGEAWPLATLWERYHAVAVGWAKRKDVTYAEDAVSDAFDSIYRALLDGGGPTESFTSYLFRTITSQLSKHWRADNREISLDDFDAEKLESGASDDHLADLEEQDAAAAALDDLPLRWKHVILAVDVAGKPVQEVAADLELTPNSTSVLLKRAREGLKRSWLKQMHPPRGLAADCAACVSDFSEMRWGRKGSRKAARASAHVEGCPQCKARWRRFAEQASVIGMVSTGVIAMERGWKRKALLTAAACASAGALVVAAGVAIPALQGTTDVSELPTSPLQGPTEPGDGAGDVDRDVAGSAGGGSSETTAAGPGGTVAEGYVGSTRGDAASEGEDMLPGEGVPAGFESMPTESAEIPNTGHVNVNDLDLDGDGVPGTPTNTVWTRWGTAAVVKVDARDAAIGLPGAKFLLWASEQPEGCRTAQQLTPVVGDDGEAMVIESGKNGVLEIPPLWVGDDEIDGGKFSSGLSARCYVLEEIVAPTGYLLPIGQAARSEIIVRGWDTAEAVESVTIPNTAEPGSWLARTGQSGQLLIAGGGALLLVAGGLVVAARPRRG, from the coding sequence GTGATTGACGAGCGAGGGCCGAGCGGGGCCGAGTCGATTACGGACAGTGAGTTGTGCGACCTGATCCGTAGCGGTGAGGCGTGGCCGCTCGCGACTCTCTGGGAGCGGTACCACGCGGTTGCTGTGGGGTGGGCGAAGCGCAAAGACGTGACGTACGCCGAGGATGCGGTATCTGACGCGTTTGACTCGATCTACCGCGCATTGCTCGATGGAGGCGGCCCTACTGAGTCGTTCACCAGTTACCTGTTTCGCACAATTACATCGCAGCTCTCGAAACACTGGCGTGCCGATAACCGAGAGATATCGCTCGACGATTTCGACGCCGAAAAGCTTGAGAGCGGAGCGAGTGACGACCACCTTGCCGACCTCGAAGAGCAAGACGCTGCGGCAGCGGCGCTCGACGATTTGCCGCTGCGTTGGAAGCATGTGATTCTGGCGGTCGATGTCGCCGGAAAGCCAGTCCAAGAAGTTGCAGCTGACCTTGAGCTCACCCCGAACTCGACTTCGGTTCTGTTGAAGCGCGCACGCGAAGGGCTGAAGCGCTCTTGGCTGAAACAGATGCACCCACCGAGGGGGCTCGCGGCTGATTGCGCCGCCTGCGTGAGTGACTTCAGCGAGATGCGCTGGGGGCGTAAGGGGAGCCGGAAGGCCGCTCGGGCCTCTGCTCACGTCGAAGGCTGCCCGCAGTGCAAAGCTCGGTGGCGCCGCTTTGCTGAGCAAGCGAGCGTCATTGGCATGGTAAGTACCGGTGTGATTGCGATGGAGCGCGGGTGGAAGCGCAAAGCGCTTCTGACGGCCGCCGCGTGCGCTTCTGCGGGAGCATTGGTTGTGGCTGCTGGAGTAGCGATTCCGGCATTGCAGGGCACGACTGACGTCTCTGAACTGCCGACTAGTCCCTTGCAGGGTCCGACGGAGCCAGGCGACGGAGCTGGCGACGTCGACCGCGATGTGGCTGGTTCAGCGGGTGGTGGAAGCTCGGAGACCACAGCAGCTGGGCCGGGTGGCACAGTGGCTGAAGGCTACGTCGGGTCAACTCGCGGCGACGCTGCCTCCGAGGGCGAAGACATGCTCCCCGGCGAGGGGGTCCCAGCCGGTTTCGAGTCGATGCCCACGGAGTCCGCCGAGATCCCGAACACGGGGCATGTCAACGTGAATGACCTGGACCTCGATGGTGACGGTGTGCCCGGTACGCCAACGAACACCGTATGGACGAGGTGGGGTACCGCAGCGGTGGTGAAAGTTGACGCGCGCGACGCGGCGATCGGGCTGCCGGGGGCGAAGTTTTTGCTCTGGGCGAGCGAGCAGCCCGAGGGCTGTCGAACTGCGCAGCAACTGACACCGGTCGTGGGCGACGACGGTGAGGCGATGGTCATTGAGAGTGGCAAGAACGGAGTGCTCGAAATTCCGCCTCTGTGGGTCGGGGACGACGAGATCGATGGCGGCAAGTTCTCGAGCGGGCTGTCGGCCCGCTGCTATGTACTTGAGGAAATTGTGGCCCCTACTGGCTATCTGCTCCCCATCGGTCAGGCGGCCCGCAGCGAGATCATCGTTCGCGGCTGGGACACGGCTGAGGCAGTGGAGAGCGTCACCATACCGAACACCGCGGAGCCCGGATCGTGGCTGGCGAGAACCGGCCAAAGTGGCCAGCTGCTGATCGCCGGCGGCGGGGCGCTGCTGCTCGTTGCGGGTGGCCTCGTGGTCGCCGCGAGACCGCGGCGAGGGTAG
- a CDS encoding alpha/beta fold hydrolase has translation MRKPLKIILPTVAVLAAVPVLAVATSAIFNAIATKSDLAAITPYGEFVQVAGKRMNVVDTGTGDETIVLLPGLGTAAPALDFEPLVAELRATHRVIAIEPLGTGLSDQADTPRTAAHIVEEVHEALQQLGVEKYVLMGHSIAGIYALEYSARYADELVAFVGIDSSVPGQPGSTDEVATDGLAALNHLGIIRVLSAISGDPYAGMQFDDETKRQMRLLSTKNSMGPAILDEMRLAPENFAALRDARFPESLPVLLLVATEDTEVAGWVDLHEQQAETVAHGEMKLFAGGHYLHHTHSPEIAAETTAFLADLTAG, from the coding sequence ATGCGCAAACCACTCAAGATCATCCTGCCCACCGTCGCCGTGCTGGCTGCGGTGCCAGTTCTCGCCGTCGCAACGAGCGCGATCTTCAACGCCATCGCGACGAAGTCAGACCTCGCCGCGATCACCCCGTACGGTGAATTCGTGCAGGTCGCGGGCAAGCGTATGAACGTTGTTGATACGGGTACCGGCGATGAGACCATCGTGCTGCTTCCCGGCCTCGGTACCGCCGCCCCCGCGCTCGACTTCGAGCCTCTCGTAGCAGAGCTTCGGGCCACGCATCGTGTCATCGCCATCGAGCCGTTGGGGACTGGACTCAGCGACCAGGCAGACACTCCCCGCACCGCCGCGCACATCGTCGAGGAGGTGCACGAGGCGCTGCAGCAGCTCGGCGTCGAGAAGTACGTGCTGATGGGGCACTCGATCGCAGGCATCTACGCGCTCGAGTACAGCGCACGGTATGCAGATGAGCTCGTCGCGTTCGTTGGAATCGACAGCAGCGTCCCGGGCCAGCCCGGCTCAACTGACGAAGTGGCAACCGATGGCCTCGCGGCGCTGAACCACCTCGGCATCATCCGCGTCCTCTCCGCGATATCGGGTGACCCGTACGCGGGCATGCAGTTTGACGACGAGACAAAGCGGCAGATGCGACTGCTGTCGACGAAGAACTCAATGGGTCCAGCGATCCTCGACGAGATGCGGCTCGCTCCCGAGAACTTCGCCGCGCTGCGTGACGCGCGGTTCCCCGAGTCGCTCCCCGTGCTCTTGCTTGTCGCGACAGAAGACACCGAAGTCGCCGGGTGGGTCGATCTGCACGAGCAGCAGGCCGAGACGGTCGCACATGGCGAGATGAAACTCTTCGCGGGCGGGCACTACCTGCACCACACTCACTCGCCAGAGATCGCCGCCGAGACGACTGCGTTCCTTGCGGATCTCACCGCAGGTTGA
- a CDS encoding LacI family DNA-binding transcriptional regulator produces the protein MSRPEAISPRPARVTAAEVAELAGTSTATVSLVVNGKTAGRVSQTNIERVLSAVRELGYVVDHTASSLAKGTSNIVILVAPDLSNPFYGRVISGIKAELGNEYQLLLSVTGEGRNPSAADVHRLVALRPAGLLVEAPDDEFLRDLPAGAPLVLLDAPGRETQAPTVNFDLTGGIGALLAHLADRGHTRIGYLDSLTRTETFELRRSLVERGAAEHGMEYVAIPEAASLIDPDGAATVFAEHWPRWRDAGVTALVCATDSHAYGVLGAARELGISVPGTLAVSGFDNLPASAIVSPALTTVELPGEALGRGAVRALMAQRAEGDDQDHEPSPPTAAPAAAPLIGARLIVRDSA, from the coding sequence ATGTCTCGACCCGAAGCTATCTCGCCACGGCCGGCACGAGTGACGGCCGCTGAGGTGGCCGAGCTGGCTGGTACGTCGACAGCCACGGTGTCGCTCGTTGTGAACGGCAAAACCGCCGGTCGTGTTTCGCAGACGAACATCGAACGGGTGCTCTCAGCGGTGCGAGAGCTCGGCTACGTTGTTGACCACACCGCCTCATCGCTTGCAAAAGGCACCTCGAACATCGTGATCCTCGTCGCCCCCGACCTCTCGAACCCGTTCTACGGTCGAGTCATCTCGGGAATCAAAGCAGAGCTTGGCAATGAGTACCAGCTGCTGCTCTCGGTCACGGGGGAGGGGCGCAACCCGAGCGCCGCAGACGTGCACCGGCTCGTTGCACTCCGCCCAGCCGGCTTGCTTGTCGAGGCGCCAGACGACGAGTTTCTTCGCGACCTGCCTGCCGGTGCACCGCTCGTACTGCTCGATGCGCCGGGCCGCGAGACGCAGGCGCCGACCGTGAACTTCGACCTGACAGGCGGTATCGGCGCACTGCTCGCGCACCTCGCCGACCGCGGACACACCCGCATCGGCTACCTCGACAGCCTCACGCGAACCGAGACCTTCGAACTGCGCCGCTCGCTTGTCGAACGCGGGGCAGCCGAACACGGTATGGAGTACGTCGCGATTCCCGAGGCGGCAAGCCTCATCGATCCTGATGGCGCCGCCACGGTGTTCGCGGAGCACTGGCCGCGGTGGCGCGACGCGGGCGTGACGGCGCTCGTGTGCGCAACCGATTCGCACGCCTATGGCGTGCTTGGCGCTGCCCGCGAGCTCGGAATCAGCGTGCCAGGCACCCTCGCGGTCAGCGGATTCGACAACCTGCCAGCCTCAGCGATCGTTTCGCCGGCGCTCACGACGGTCGAGCTGCCAGGCGAAGCTCTCGGTCGCGGCGCGGTGCGCGCGCTTATGGCACAGCGCGCCGAGGGCGACGATCAGGATCACGAGCCCAGCCCGCCCACCGCTGCGCCCGCGGCAGCCCCCCTGATTGGCGCGCGTCTCATCGTGCGCGATTCGGCCTAG
- a CDS encoding ribokinase, whose product MTDGLILVVGSLNADLVVQTARFPQPGETLTGSELRVIPGGKGANQAVAAGRLGGNVAMVGALGADANGTLLRESVEASGVNTSHVASLDGVATGTAVITVDGAGENTIIVSPGANGKLGITELDNAAELFERAAILCLSLEVGLDVVLEAARRARAAGARVLLNLSPYGPVPDELLSLTNILLINEHEAADLLGLTPEQVLAEGGKHTRAALTERGIPRAVVTAGAAGSIVFDGATRDGADAVPVPSPKVTAVDTTGCGDAFMGSLALRLAAGDHLAVAAGYAATVGSFAATRAGAQASYPTPEELAEFLAARG is encoded by the coding sequence ATGACCGACGGCCTCATTCTTGTGGTTGGTTCGCTGAACGCAGACCTGGTGGTGCAGACCGCACGCTTCCCGCAACCGGGCGAGACGCTCACTGGCTCCGAGCTACGTGTCATTCCCGGCGGCAAGGGCGCGAACCAGGCCGTCGCGGCCGGCCGCCTCGGGGGCAACGTGGCGATGGTTGGTGCGCTCGGCGCCGACGCGAACGGCACGCTGCTGCGCGAGTCCGTCGAAGCGTCGGGAGTCAATACGTCTCACGTCGCCTCGCTCGACGGCGTCGCCACTGGCACCGCAGTGATCACCGTCGACGGGGCCGGCGAGAACACGATCATTGTCTCGCCGGGAGCAAACGGCAAGCTCGGGATCACCGAACTCGACAATGCGGCCGAACTCTTCGAGCGCGCCGCGATCCTCTGCCTGAGCCTCGAAGTTGGCCTCGACGTCGTGCTCGAGGCTGCCCGCCGCGCCCGCGCTGCCGGCGCCCGCGTGCTCCTGAACCTCTCCCCATACGGCCCCGTACCCGACGAACTGCTCAGCCTCACGAACATCCTGCTCATCAACGAGCACGAGGCCGCCGATCTGCTCGGCCTCACCCCCGAGCAGGTGCTCGCCGAGGGCGGCAAGCACACGCGTGCTGCGCTCACCGAGCGCGGGATCCCGCGCGCCGTCGTGACCGCGGGCGCCGCAGGCAGCATCGTGTTTGATGGCGCGACGCGTGACGGCGCAGACGCGGTTCCGGTCCCATCACCGAAGGTTACCGCCGTCGACACGACGGGCTGCGGTGATGCATTCATGGGTTCGCTCGCGCTCCGCCTCGCGGCCGGCGACCACCTCGCCGTCGCAGCGGGCTACGCGGCGACCGTCGGCAGCTTCGCCGCGACCCGGGCTGGCGCGCAAGCTTCCTACCCGACGCCCGAGGAGCTCGCTGAGTTCTTGGCTGCGCGCGGGTAG
- a CDS encoding alpha/beta hydrolase, which yields MSIQFDTATANELIRTLETADDALRDQSLFRNGAAERAMEDFVGAYGTLFRLAVATEKRDRVRLARVLYELAEAVKQTVVKAREERERLKEVADWRMREAEREQRRQTDAFGDSFTAGVDSFFDPRPSEIPIQPPTISASFTAQQRTRRATGAGPGKSSADPAKLRTFVSQSGTSNIDLESQLSLVRRAWSAFGASCSWARVESTTFLAGFQQFLNENRRDVDWIDGVAAAFEAAGGGILSNAVIDLSVTAVHPMSDADLLAALSALTAEEIAILFQASPGLMRRLEFMDPVEINSWWQGMNPPAGSEDPFSEQQKLLLDGFAVLFGNLEGIPYGARDYANKVALTAAIEDVQLEIEKLQAAGVDVSVLQTQLAALENISLALEPADDGAARFLIALTQDQPPLAAVSIGNLDTATSVAYAIPGMGSDTTRMTGWTNAAQNLHWELPEGSAVVAWIGYETPPSPSWDDPDLGVLDSKRAVAGGNSLAAALRGLAAVRGGSMPQLDIVAHSYGTTTAAVALTMPGVKVNNFIMLGSAGLPDTVTSASQLNADKVYSGNARDRMVIDPDTGDEWAWAGRDFSRDHKVDPMKPEFGGQAFGVDTGGDAGDPVVGHDPLIKGGGGYFSPGTESLKNTARAIKGETDDITDYVPLGPTQMQEAQMGLGQHGW from the coding sequence ATGTCGATCCAATTCGACACCGCTACTGCCAACGAGCTGATTCGTACGCTCGAAACCGCAGACGATGCCTTACGTGACCAGAGCCTCTTTCGTAACGGAGCCGCCGAGCGCGCGATGGAGGACTTCGTGGGTGCGTACGGAACGCTGTTTCGGCTCGCAGTCGCAACAGAGAAGCGTGACCGCGTGAGACTTGCCCGCGTGCTCTATGAGCTTGCCGAGGCCGTCAAGCAGACGGTGGTAAAGGCGCGCGAAGAACGCGAGCGGCTCAAGGAGGTCGCTGATTGGCGGATGCGTGAGGCAGAACGGGAACAGCGACGTCAGACCGACGCGTTCGGCGACAGCTTCACCGCCGGCGTAGATTCGTTCTTCGATCCGCGCCCGTCCGAGATCCCGATCCAACCGCCAACCATTTCGGCTTCCTTCACCGCGCAGCAACGAACCCGGCGGGCTACTGGGGCGGGGCCCGGGAAGTCTTCTGCGGACCCGGCGAAGTTGCGCACGTTTGTGTCGCAGAGCGGCACGAGCAACATTGACCTCGAGTCCCAACTGTCGTTGGTGCGTCGAGCGTGGTCCGCGTTTGGTGCGTCGTGTTCATGGGCGCGGGTCGAGTCGACGACATTTCTGGCAGGCTTCCAACAGTTCCTGAACGAGAACCGGCGGGATGTTGACTGGATTGATGGTGTCGCTGCCGCGTTCGAAGCCGCCGGTGGCGGGATACTCTCAAACGCGGTGATTGATCTCTCGGTGACTGCAGTGCATCCGATGAGTGACGCCGATCTGCTTGCGGCGCTGTCGGCCCTCACGGCTGAAGAGATTGCGATACTCTTCCAAGCTTCCCCCGGGTTGATGCGTCGCTTGGAGTTCATGGACCCGGTGGAGATCAATTCCTGGTGGCAGGGAATGAACCCGCCAGCTGGCTCCGAGGACCCGTTCTCAGAGCAGCAGAAGCTGCTGCTTGACGGGTTTGCCGTGCTCTTTGGGAACCTTGAGGGGATCCCGTATGGCGCACGCGACTACGCGAACAAGGTCGCGCTGACTGCAGCGATCGAGGACGTTCAATTGGAGATCGAGAAGCTTCAGGCTGCCGGCGTGGATGTGTCGGTGCTTCAAACGCAGCTCGCGGCCCTTGAGAACATTAGCCTCGCGCTCGAGCCGGCTGACGATGGCGCTGCCAGGTTCCTGATTGCGTTGACTCAGGACCAGCCACCACTTGCGGCTGTTTCGATCGGGAACCTCGATACCGCCACGAGTGTCGCGTACGCGATCCCGGGCATGGGAAGCGACACGACCAGGATGACCGGTTGGACAAACGCGGCCCAAAACCTCCACTGGGAACTCCCTGAGGGGAGCGCTGTGGTTGCGTGGATCGGTTACGAGACACCACCGAGCCCGAGCTGGGACGACCCTGATCTTGGGGTGCTCGACTCGAAACGGGCGGTCGCGGGCGGCAACAGTCTCGCGGCCGCGCTTCGGGGGCTGGCGGCGGTGCGGGGCGGGTCGATGCCGCAACTGGATATTGTCGCGCACTCGTACGGCACCACCACGGCCGCGGTTGCGCTCACAATGCCGGGCGTAAAGGTGAACAACTTCATCATGCTCGGCTCCGCAGGTCTCCCCGACACGGTCACGAGCGCGTCGCAGCTCAACGCCGACAAAGTGTATTCCGGGAACGCGAGAGACAGGATGGTGATCGACCCCGACACGGGAGACGAGTGGGCGTGGGCCGGGCGCGACTTCAGCCGCGATCACAAGGTTGACCCTATGAAACCAGAGTTCGGCGGGCAGGCGTTCGGTGTGGACACCGGGGGCGACGCCGGCGACCCGGTCGTCGGCCATGACCCACTCATCAAGGGCGGCGGCGGATACTTCAGCCCCGGCACCGAATCCCTCAAGAACACCGCGCGAGCAATCAAGGGCGAGACAGACGATATTACCGACTATGTGCCGTTGGGGCCGACTCAAATGCAGGAGGCACAGATGGGACTCGGACAGCATGGTTGGTAG
- the uriT gene encoding uridine transporter UriT has translation MTTITHKPAVRVGSLMVALLAACVAFQLNASMLSPALVTMAKELNTDDATIGLSQTMFFTAAALFSLFLPRLSDILGRKRVLVGMLAIMAVGTVIAALAVNVEMLFVGRIIQGVTGPVVPVTLLMLRHEIQDPKRYGTMMGVITAVNGGIAGIDALAGGWLVANHGFRSVFWTMTAVAVIAIVFVLVWAPESRPSKDTKMDWLGVVPLVVSIGSFLTFLNFLGAVNDSNWFIIWALPLIGLASFWAFWALESKIAAPLIPPHYLKQRSSWALLVTTLLTMTGVFAVVNGLVASIAQNSEAGFGLGADLTSLWFLMPYAVAGWIVGPFAGRLAPTFGYLNVMRVGMLGTIVGTIVMAFVGVHSLPVLIVTTILLGITYAGIGNIMLNGLGIVLSPKDNPGFLPGLNAGAFNLGAGVSFAILPAVQLLFTSADDPTSTTGYSAGMLAGAAISILGFAMSFLIPAPTDAEVAAPTAGK, from the coding sequence ATGACAACCATCACTCACAAGCCAGCAGTGCGCGTTGGCTCGCTCATGGTCGCGCTGCTGGCAGCGTGCGTCGCGTTCCAGCTCAACGCCTCCATGCTCAGCCCTGCGCTCGTCACCATGGCGAAAGAGCTGAACACCGACGACGCGACGATCGGCCTGTCTCAGACGATGTTCTTCACCGCAGCGGCGCTCTTCTCGTTGTTCCTCCCCCGTCTGTCGGACATCTTGGGTCGCAAGCGCGTGCTCGTCGGCATGCTCGCGATCATGGCTGTCGGAACCGTCATCGCCGCGCTCGCAGTAAACGTCGAGATGCTCTTCGTCGGCCGCATCATCCAGGGCGTCACCGGCCCCGTGGTTCCGGTAACGCTGCTCATGCTGCGACACGAGATTCAAGATCCGAAGCGCTACGGCACAATGATGGGTGTCATCACCGCTGTCAACGGTGGCATCGCCGGCATCGACGCGCTCGCTGGCGGCTGGCTCGTCGCGAACCACGGCTTCCGATCAGTCTTCTGGACGATGACCGCCGTCGCCGTGATCGCGATCGTCTTCGTGCTCGTGTGGGCCCCCGAAAGCCGCCCCTCGAAGGACACGAAGATGGACTGGCTCGGCGTCGTTCCCCTCGTCGTGTCGATCGGCTCGTTCCTCACCTTCCTGAACTTCCTCGGGGCTGTGAACGACAGCAACTGGTTCATCATCTGGGCGCTGCCTCTCATCGGCCTCGCATCCTTCTGGGCATTCTGGGCGCTCGAGTCAAAGATCGCCGCACCGCTCATCCCGCCGCACTACCTGAAGCAGCGGTCGAGCTGGGCGCTGCTCGTCACAACGCTGCTCACCATGACCGGCGTCTTCGCGGTTGTGAACGGCCTCGTCGCCTCGATCGCGCAGAACTCAGAAGCCGGGTTCGGGCTCGGCGCCGATCTCACATCGCTCTGGTTCCTCATGCCGTACGCTGTCGCGGGCTGGATCGTCGGCCCGTTCGCCGGACGCCTCGCGCCGACGTTCGGATACCTGAACGTCATGCGTGTCGGCATGCTCGGCACCATCGTCGGCACCATCGTGATGGCGTTCGTCGGCGTCCATTCGCTGCCCGTGCTCATCGTCACCACGATCCTGCTCGGCATTACCTACGCAGGCATCGGCAACATCATGCTCAACGGCCTCGGCATCGTGCTGTCACCGAAGGACAACCCCGGCTTCCTCCCCGGCCTGAACGCTGGCGCGTTCAACCTCGGCGCCGGGGTCAGCTTCGCGATCCTGCCCGCCGTGCAGCTACTGTTCACCTCGGCCGACGACCCGACGTCGACAACCGGATACAGCGCCGGCATGCTCGCGGGCGCCGCAATCTCGATCCTCGGCTTCGCGATGAGCTTCCTCATCCCGGCACCGACGGACGCCGAGGTCGCGGCACCAACAGCCGGGAAGTAA